The DNA segment CCTTCCCACATAAATCCACAAGGAGACAAAGCCACCATGAACCATTCCGCCTCCCGCCCGTTGCGCCGCCGCGTGGCCCTGGCCGCCGCATTCGCCCTGTTCGGCCCGGCCGCATCCGTCATGGCCCAGCCGGCCGCCTATCCGTCCAAGCCCCTCACCTTCGTGGTGCCCTTCGCCGCCGGCAGCGCCACGGATCAGCTCGCGCGCGCCCTGGGGCAGGCGATCACCACCGATACGAAACAGCCCGTGGTCGTGGACAACAAGGCCGGCGCGAGCGGCATGATCGCCGCGCAGGCGGTGGCCAAGGCGCCGCCGGACGGCTACACGGTGCTCATCACCACGAACACCACCCATGCGGCCAACGAGCACCTGTACCGCAAGCTGCCCTATGACCCGGTGAAGGATTTCGTGCCCGTCACGGGCCTCGGCAAGGGCGGCCAGGTGCTGGTGGTGAATGCCGGTGCTCCCTACCGCAGCGTGGCCGACCTGCTGGCCGCCGCGAAGAAGAACCCGGGCAAGCTGAGCTTCGGCAGCGGCAGTTCCTCCAGCCGCATGGCCGGGGAAATGCTCAAGCAGCTGGCGGGCGTGGACATCCTGCACGTGCCCTACAAGAGCAATCCGCTCGCCATCACCGACCTGCTGGGCGGGCAGATCGACATGATGATCACCGACACCTCCACCGGCGTGCCGCAGATCAAGTCGGGCAAGCTGCGCGCGCTGGGCTATTCCACGCAGAAGCGCAGCGCGCAGTTGCCGGACGTGCCGACCCTGGAGGAGGCAGGCGTCAAGGGCTACGACATGGGCTACTGGTTCGCGGCCTACGTGCCCGCCGGTACGCCGGCACCGGTGGTGTCGCGGCTGAACGAGCTGCTGACCGCAGCCACGCAGAGCGCCGCGGCGAAGTCGTTCTACGACACCGCCGGCTCCGAGCCCTGGACCACCACCTCGGCCGAGCTGGCCCGCTTCCAGGCGGCCGAGACGCAGAAGTGGGGCAAGGTGATCAAGGCCGCCGGCATCGATCCGGAATAGGCCCCGTATCCGCGCCTGCTGTGCCGGTTGCCCGCCCGGCAGTCCGCACGGGGCGCTTCGTGCCCGGAACGCATGGCGTCGCGCATCGCCAGGGGTGGTCGCGTCCTGGACTCCTGCGTTTCTGGTGGCGCTTTCGTATTCCACAACGACAACACTGGAGACATCGCCATGCATTTTTCTCGAGCCCTTTCCCGGCGCGCCCGTCCGCGGCGCCCATTCCCCGCTGCGGCCGCCGTGGCGCTCGCGGCCACCGCGCTGCTGGCCGCATGCGGCGGCGGCGGTTCATCGACTCTGGCAGAGGGTGCGCCGAAGCTGCGCCTGACCATCGCTGCCACGGAAGACTTTCCGGGCAGCTTCGGCAGTGTGGGCGCCTATGAAAAGGTGTCAGGCACGGTGCAGGGCGAACTCGATCCGGCGGACCCGCGCAACGCGGTCATCCAGGACCTGCAGCTCGCTCCACGCAACAGCCGCGGCATGGTGGTGTACAGCGCCGACTTCGTGCTGCTCAAGCCCAAGGACATGTCCAAGGCCGGGGGCGTGCTGCGCTACGACGCGCCCAACCGCGGCAACATCCTCACGCTGCCCAATCCGGCGGCCGTACCGGGCGATGCGGTGTACTTCGAGCGGGGCTACACCTTCCTCTATTCCGCATGGCAGGGCGACGTGCCCAAGAGTTCGCCCGCGCGGCTCACCGCCACCGTGCCCGTGGCCCGCAATGCCGACGGCAGCAGCATCACCGGCCCGTACCGCACGGAGCTGGTCCCCACCGCCGCGGCCGCGGCCATGGCGCTGCCCGGAGGCGTCTTCAACGGCACCATGATTCCCTACGAGCCCGCGGGCCTGGACAACACGCAGCCGGGCTATTCGCTCACGCGCCGCCGCAACGAGACGGACGCGCGCGAAGCCATACCCGCCGCGGACTGGAAGTTCGCTACCTGCGATACCGGTGCCAACCCGTTCCCGGGCACGCCCAGCCCCGCCAGCGTCTGCCTGCGCGGCGGGTTCGATCCGCAGTATCTGTACGAACTGGTCTATGTGGCCAAGGATCCGAAGGTCATGGGCGTGGGGCTTGCCGCGCTGCGCGATACCGTGGGCTTCTTCCGCGGCAGGGCCGCCGATGCGGATGGCCGGGCCAATCCGCTGGCGGGCCGCATCACGCACGTCATCGGGCAGGGCACGTCCCAGTCGGGCAATGCCATGAAGACCTTCCTGCACCTGGGCTTCAACCAGCGGCTGGACGGTGGCATGGTGTTCGACGGCATCTACGCCCACGTCGCCGCGCGCCAGACCAACGTCAACACCCGCTTCGCCGTACCCGGCGGCGGCGGCGGCCTGCGCACCGACCACACGGCCTTCGGGCAGACGGCGCCGCGCGGCCTGGCGGCGGATTACGTGGATGCCGTGAGCGGCCGCGAGGGTGGCGTGATGCGCCGCTGCAGCGCGACCGGCACCTGCCCGCGTTTCTTCCTAGGCCTGTCGGGCACCGAGTTCTGGCAGCTGCAGGGCTCGCCCGTGCTCACCGATGCGCAGGGCCAGCGCGACATCGCCCAGCCCGCCAACGCGCGCATCTACTACTACGCGAGCACGCAGCACGGCGGGGCGGGCGGGGTGGAAAGCATCAGCTACACACCCTCGCGCACTGTCTATCCCGCCGGCACCGTGGTGCATTTCAACGACACCTTCCGGGCGCTGTTCCTCGCGCTGGAGGACTGGGTGGTGCGCGGCACGGAGCCGCCGGCCAGCCAGGTGCCCCGCATCGCCGACGGCACGCTGGTGCGCCCGGCCCAGGTCGCCTATCCGGCCATGAAGGGACTGGCCTGGAGCGCGGGAGGCGTGCAGACACCGATTCCGGAATTCCGTTACCAGGCGCGCTACAACGGCTTCACCCTGCTGGACTTCGGTCCGCAATATGTTCCCCAGGACGAGTCGGGCATCGCCACGGTGCTGCCTCCACGGACGGTGGGGCGCGACTATGCCATCCTGGTGCCGCAGGTGGATCCGGCGACCGGGCTGGCGCGGGCCGGCATCCAGAGCGTGGAAGCCCAGGCGCCGCTGGGCACGAGCATCGAGTTCAACGAGGTGGCCACACCCGGTATCGTCGATCTCGCCAACCTCACGGGCAGCTTCATCCCGTTCCACAAGACACGCGCTGCGCGCCTGGCCGCGGGCGACGGGCGGCCGTCGCTGGAGGAGCTGTACGGATCGCAGGCGGGGTACGTGGCCGCCGTGTCCCGCGCCGCCGACGGGCTGGTGGCGCAGCGCCTGCTGCTGCGCCGCGACGCCGACGCGATCGTGGCCAAGGCGCGGGCGGCCAACATCCTGCCCTGAACTGACCGCCACCTGCGCCCGGGGACGCCTGTGCGCCTCGGGGCGCGGGTGGCGTGGAGTGCGGCGGTGTGACGCGGCGGGCTGTACGTGCCGGCCGGGGGTGCGTAGAGTGGCGGGGCAGGGCGCCCCGCCCATATAACGAACGAAGAGACAGACCCCCCCATGCCGCCCATACCCCCAGGCCCGCCCTGGCCTGCATTCCTTTCTTCCCTGCTGCACCGTTGCACCGCCCGGTTCCGGGCCGCTGGGGCCGCACTCATCCGCAGGGCCAGACGGGTAGACAAAGCGGAGTGCTGGGCGGCGGCCGTGGCGATGGCTGCGATGGTGGGCGCCACCAGCCCTGCCGCGGCACAGGCACCCGTCGATGCCCAGGTGCCTGCCGCGCCGGCGCCGGCCTCCGGCATGGCCGACCGGGTCATCGCCTGCACGGCCTGCCACGGCCGGGAGGGCAGGGCGATCCAGCAGGGCTACTTTCCGCGCATCGCCGGCAAACCCGCGGGCTACCTGTACCACCAGCTCCTGAACTTTCGTGACGGGCGCCGCAGCTACCCGCAGATGTCCTACCTGCTCGAGCACATGACGGACGACTATCTGCGCGAGATCGCCCGGCATTTCTCCGCGCTGGAGCTTCCCTATGCCGCGCCGCCTCCGCCCCAGGCCCCCCCGGCGACGCTGGAACGGGGCCGCCGGCTGGTGCGCGAGGGCAATGCCGCCCGTGGAATACCCGCCTGCGTGCAATGCCACGGCGGCGCCATGACCGGCGTGCAGCCGGCCATCCCCGCGCTCGTCGGCCTGCCGCGCGACTACCTCAACAGCCAGATCGGGGCCTGGCAGACCGGCCAGCGCCGCTCGCAGGCACCCGATTGCATGGCCCGCGTGGCGCGGCAGCTCACGGCCGAGGACGTGAGCGCCATCTCGGCCTGGCTGGCCGCCCAGCCGGTGGCCGGCAGCGGCAAGCCCGCCGACGCACCTGCAGGCCCGCTGCCCATGCCCTGCGGCGGCGTGGACGTGTCCGCCTCGGGGAGCGCGCCATGAACGGGCCGCCACTGCATGCACGGAGCTTCTGGCGGCGCTGGCCTGCGCGCGTGGGCGCGGTCCTGCTGGGCGCGCTGGCGGCCTGCGCGGTGCTCGTGGCCGTGCTCAACCGCTGGGGCGAAACCCCGCTGCCGCAGGACGACGGCCCGCCCGCGCCTGCCACGCCGCAGGCCATCGCCCGGGGCGAATACCTGGCGCGGGCCGGCAACTGCATGGCCTGCCATACCGAGCCGGGCGGCGCGCCGTTCGCGGGCGGCCGCGGCATCGAGACGCCGTTCGGCACGGTGTACAGCACCAACCTCACGCCCGACCCCGACACCGGGCTGGGCCGCTGGTCGGATGCGGCCTTCTGGCGCGCCCTGCACCATGGCCGTTCGCGGGACGGGCGGCTGCTCTACCCGGCATTCCCATATCCCAGCTACACGCACGTGACGCGGGAGGATGCCGACGCGATCCACGCTTACCTGCGCAGCCTGCCGCCGGTGCGCCAGGCCGCCCGCCCGCACGCGCTCGGCTTCCCCTACGGCACCCAGGCCGCGCTCGCCGTGTGGCGGGCGCTGTTCTTCCGGCCCGGCGGCCTCGCGCCCGTGCCGGAACGGCCTGCGGACTGGAACCGCGGCCGCTACCTCGTGCAGGGTCTGGGGCATTGCGCGGCCTGCCACAGCCCGCGCAATGCCCTGGGCGCCACGCGCGATGCCGGCGCCCTGCGTGGCGGGCTCATTCCCGTGCAGAACTGGTATGCGCCGGCCCTGGACACGGTGCGAGAGGCCGGCGTCGCCGACTGGCCCGTGGACGAGGTCGTCGCCCTGCTGCGCGACGGAACCGCGCCACGCGGCACGGTGACAGGGCCCATGGCCGAGGTGGTCTTCCGCAGCACCCAGTACCTGGACGACGCGGACCTGCGCGCCATCGCGGCCTACCTGCGTGCGCTGCCCGCGCCGGAAGGTCCCGCGCCCGCGGCACCGCCGCCGCCGTCCCGGCCCGTGATGGAACGGGGCGGGGCGGTGTATGCCCGCCACTGTGCGCAGTGCCACGGCGATGGCGGGCTGGGCCGGCCCGGGGCATTCCCTCCACTGGCCGGCAACCGCGCGGTGCTGCTCGAATCGCCGGTGAACGTGGTGCGCACCATCCTCCAGGGCGGCTATCCTCCGGTGACGCCCGGCAATCCGCGGCCGCACGGCATGCCGCCCTTCACCCAGGTGCTGGGCGACGACGACGTGGCCGCCGTGGCCACCTTCGTTCGCAATGCCTGGGGCAACCGGGCGCCCGGCGTGGGTACCATCGACGTGTACCGTGCGCGGGAGCGCCGGGGGCGCTGAGGCACTCCCCCCTTCCCGTCCTCCGTCCCTCGCGTTCCTTTTTCCAAGCCTGTTGAAAAATCCATGCCGGACACCACTTCTCCACCAGCACCGCTTTCCGCCGGCGACCTCCCCGTGGTCCCGGGCTGGTGGGTGGTCTGCCTGTGCGCCGCCTGGTGTGGCGTCTGCCGTGAATACGGTGCCGTCTTCGAGGCGCTGCGTGCCGCCCATCCGGATGTCCGCTTCGAATGGGTGGATGTGGAGGACGAGGAAGACCTGGCCGGAGACCTCGATGTGGAGACTTTCCCCACCGTGCTCGTGGCCGACGGCATCCATGCACGTTTCCTCGGCCCCGTGCTGCCCCAGTCCGGCGTGCTCGCGCGCATGCTCGCCGCCCTGCGGCAGGAGGGGGGCGCACCTCCCGTGGATGCGCAGGCACAGGCGGTATTCGAGCGCATCCGCCAGGCGCGCGCTGCG comes from the Paracidovorax avenae ATCC 19860 genome and includes:
- a CDS encoding Bug family tripartite tricarboxylate transporter substrate binding protein, with product MNHSASRPLRRRVALAAAFALFGPAASVMAQPAAYPSKPLTFVVPFAAGSATDQLARALGQAITTDTKQPVVVDNKAGASGMIAAQAVAKAPPDGYTVLITTNTTHAANEHLYRKLPYDPVKDFVPVTGLGKGGQVLVVNAGAPYRSVADLLAAAKKNPGKLSFGSGSSSSRMAGEMLKQLAGVDILHVPYKSNPLAITDLLGGQIDMMITDTSTGVPQIKSGKLRALGYSTQKRSAQLPDVPTLEEAGVKGYDMGYWFAAYVPAGTPAPVVSRLNELLTAATQSAAAKSFYDTAGSEPWTTTSAELARFQAAETQKWGKVIKAAGIDPE
- a CDS encoding alpha/beta hydrolase domain-containing protein; its protein translation is MHFSRALSRRARPRRPFPAAAAVALAATALLAACGGGGSSTLAEGAPKLRLTIAATEDFPGSFGSVGAYEKVSGTVQGELDPADPRNAVIQDLQLAPRNSRGMVVYSADFVLLKPKDMSKAGGVLRYDAPNRGNILTLPNPAAVPGDAVYFERGYTFLYSAWQGDVPKSSPARLTATVPVARNADGSSITGPYRTELVPTAAAAAMALPGGVFNGTMIPYEPAGLDNTQPGYSLTRRRNETDAREAIPAADWKFATCDTGANPFPGTPSPASVCLRGGFDPQYLYELVYVAKDPKVMGVGLAALRDTVGFFRGRAADADGRANPLAGRITHVIGQGTSQSGNAMKTFLHLGFNQRLDGGMVFDGIYAHVAARQTNVNTRFAVPGGGGGLRTDHTAFGQTAPRGLAADYVDAVSGREGGVMRRCSATGTCPRFFLGLSGTEFWQLQGSPVLTDAQGQRDIAQPANARIYYYASTQHGGAGGVESISYTPSRTVYPAGTVVHFNDTFRALFLALEDWVVRGTEPPASQVPRIADGTLVRPAQVAYPAMKGLAWSAGGVQTPIPEFRYQARYNGFTLLDFGPQYVPQDESGIATVLPPRTVGRDYAILVPQVDPATGLARAGIQSVEAQAPLGTSIEFNEVATPGIVDLANLTGSFIPFHKTRAARLAAGDGRPSLEELYGSQAGYVAAVSRAADGLVAQRLLLRRDADAIVAKARAANILP
- a CDS encoding c-type cytochrome, producing MAAMVGATSPAAAQAPVDAQVPAAPAPASGMADRVIACTACHGREGRAIQQGYFPRIAGKPAGYLYHQLLNFRDGRRSYPQMSYLLEHMTDDYLREIARHFSALELPYAAPPPPQAPPATLERGRRLVREGNAARGIPACVQCHGGAMTGVQPAIPALVGLPRDYLNSQIGAWQTGQRRSQAPDCMARVARQLTAEDVSAISAWLAAQPVAGSGKPADAPAGPLPMPCGGVDVSASGSAP
- a CDS encoding cytochrome c, whose protein sequence is MNGPPLHARSFWRRWPARVGAVLLGALAACAVLVAVLNRWGETPLPQDDGPPAPATPQAIARGEYLARAGNCMACHTEPGGAPFAGGRGIETPFGTVYSTNLTPDPDTGLGRWSDAAFWRALHHGRSRDGRLLYPAFPYPSYTHVTREDADAIHAYLRSLPPVRQAARPHALGFPYGTQAALAVWRALFFRPGGLAPVPERPADWNRGRYLVQGLGHCAACHSPRNALGATRDAGALRGGLIPVQNWYAPALDTVREAGVADWPVDEVVALLRDGTAPRGTVTGPMAEVVFRSTQYLDDADLRAIAAYLRALPAPEGPAPAAPPPPSRPVMERGGAVYARHCAQCHGDGGLGRPGAFPPLAGNRAVLLESPVNVVRTILQGGYPPVTPGNPRPHGMPPFTQVLGDDDVAAVATFVRNAWGNRAPGVGTIDVYRARERRGR
- a CDS encoding thioredoxin family protein, producing the protein MPDTTSPPAPLSAGDLPVVPGWWVVCLCAAWCGVCREYGAVFEALRAAHPDVRFEWVDVEDEEDLAGDLDVETFPTVLVADGIHARFLGPVLPQSGVLARMLAALRQEGGAPPVDAQAQAVFERIRQARAAAGN